The region GGTGCGCGTATCGGTGGCCGCGAGCAGGTTGCGGATCGCTACTGGTGGGTAAAACACTTTGATAAACGCTGCCGCAACGATCAACATCGTTCGCAGCATTGATTAAAAAAACAGAAGGGAAACGGCATTACGGCAAAGGAGATCTGCCGCGTACTCAGGTCTGGGACCATGTTTGACTACGAGTAGAAAACCCGTTGCTGCTTGCGCACCAACGGGTTTTTCTTTTTCTGCTGCCGGGCAATAGATTCTTCCGGTACGGCAGGGCGCCGCACCGAAAAGAAAATGAATTAATGCTCGAACATGGCAGAGATTGACTCTTCATTGCTGATACGGCGGATGGCTTCAGCCAGCATGCCGGACAGCGTCAGAGTGCGTACGTTTTTCAGTGCCTTGATTTCTGCAGACAACGGAATGGTGTCGCAGACGATCACTTCATCAATCACCGAGTTCCTGATGTTTTCCACGGCGTTGCCGGAGAAGATCGGGTGCGTCGCGTAGGCAAATACGCGCTTGGCACCGCGTTCTTTCAACGCTTCAGCCGCTTTACATAAGGTACCGCCGGTGTCGATCATGTCGTCAACCAGCACGCAGTCACGGCCTGCCACGTCACCAATGATGTGCATCACCTGAGAAACGTTCGCGCGCGGGCGGCGTTTGTCGATGATGGCCATATCGGTATCGTTCAGCAGTTTGGCGATAGCGCGGGCGCGCACTACGCCGCCGATGTCCGGAGAAACCACGATTGGGTTCACCAGATTCTGTTGCAGCATGTCTTCCAGCAGGATCGGGCTACCGAACACGTTATCTACCGGAACATCGAAGAAGCCTTGAATCTGTTCAGCATGCAGATCCACCGTCAATACGCGGTCAACCCCTACGCTGGAGAGGAAATCGGCGACAACCTTGGCCGTGATAGGCACACGAGCAGAACGCACGCGGCGATCCTGGCGGGCATAACCGAAGTAAGGGATAACAGCAGTAATACGGCCTGCGGAGGCGCGACGCAGGGCATCTACCATAACAACCAGTTCCATCAGGTTGTCGTTGGTAGGGGCACAGGTGGACTGGATGATGAAAATATCACCGCCGCGTACATTTTCGTTGATTTGCACGCTCACTTCGCCGTCGCTAAAACGACCTACAGCGGCGTCACCAAGGCTGGTGTACAAACGGTTGGCAATACGTTGTGCTAGTTCCGGGGTGGCGTTACCAGCAAAAAGCTTCATATCAGGCACGAGAAGAACCTCAGGCATGCGTCCAGAGAAGATATTGTCGTACGGCCTTCGCTAAGGGGCAGTTAACGATGCCGGCGCAATATCATACGGGTGTGTTACCCGTCATACTTGAAGTTGCCTTTGTGTTGGCTGCACTCACTCACCCGAATCACTTACCTGAGTAAGCTCATCGGGAGTCACTCGTTTGCCGCCTTGAGGCAACCCCAATTATTTAGGGCATAAAAACTCACTTCAAACCGCAGCGGCGCAGGGATTACAGGGCCAGGTGTGCATGACCCTGCGCAGCGAAACGAGAACTACGGTTCAATCTGCCCGGAGCGGATGCGATGTAGTGGAGAGACGTTAACGCCACGCGCTACAAAACCACACAACCACTCCGGAGCTTGATTTAACACCTGACGGGCGGCGATTTCTGTGTCGAATTCAGCAAACACACATGCACCTGTGCCAGTCAGGCGTGACGGCGCGTATTCTAACAGCCAAGAAAGAAGCTGTTCAACCTCGCGAAAACGTTTTCTTGCGATTGGTTCGCAATCATTTGCGTAAGTTGCCTGCAACAGCACATTTAACGGACGAACCGGGGTGTCTCTTTTTAATTCCGCGTCGCCAAAAATGACCGGGGTAGGGATGCTGACGCCCGGATGCGCCACCAGATACCACTTTTCTGCCGGGTTGGCCGGCTGCAATCGTTCGCCGATGCCTTCGGCAAACGCCGCATGACCGCGCACAAAAACCGGCACGTCGGCACCGAGCGTCAACCCCAGCTCAGCCAACTGATCGTCGCTCAGCCCGCAATGCCACAGTTCATTCAGCGCTACCAGCACCGTGGCGGCGTTGGAAGAGCCGCCGCCCAGTCCGCCGCCCATCGGCAGGCGCTTATCGATACTGATGTCGGCTCCGCGCGGGGCCGTGTTCACCCCGTGGCTATCGCAATGCTGTTGCAGCAGGCGTGCGGCGCGGACGATCAGGTTTTGCTCGTCCGGCACGCCATCCACCGGCGTCAACAGGCGGATACGGTCGTCCTGGCGCGCGTCGATGGTCAGCGTATCGCCGTAATCCAGAAACTGGAACAGCGTTTGCAACTGGTGGTAACCGTCTTCGCGCCGGCCGGTAATGTACAAAAACAAATTTAGTTTAGCGGGAGATGGCCACTGGCGGATCATTTGAGGGTCCAGTTATCCATTTTCAGTTTGATGCGTTGATCGCCCTGTTGCAGTTCCAGGCGGCTTGGCAGCTGCGGTTTGAGATCGCTGTTGTAGTCCTGGTAATCCACGGTCCAGGTCTGGCCGCCTTGCTGATAAGTCAGCTTGCTCAGACGGTACTGGTCATCCAGCGTGAAATCATTGGCCTCGCCCGGCAGGCCGAGCATCCACTGGCGCAGGTTATCCAGCGGGATCGCCATGCCGGTCAGTTTGCGGATCATTTCTTCGGCGTTGTCGCTGACATAGCGTTTGCCCTGGTTGTCCGTCAACTGCACCACGTTCTGTTGCACGTTCAGGTCAAGCTCGGTGCTGCCTAGCGGGTTGGTCAGCAGCAGGCGGTAGCGTTCCGGCGAAAATTGCTGCCAGAAGAAGCGCGCATAGACTTTTTTCTGGTCCGACAGATAGGCGAAAGAGCCGCGGGTTTGATATTGCCCGAGCTGTTGCACCTCTTGCTCGTGGGCGCGCCACTGCGGTGAGGTTGGGCTGGTAGCCGGGCCGCTTGGCTTGGTGGTGGTACAGGCGGCCAGCACCAGGCTGGCCAGCGGGATCAGACGTAGCAAACTAACTTTGCGGATTGGCATAACTTTCTCTTGTCCTTTTGTCCTTGCGGGCATGCACAGCGAAATCTTTTTTCAGCGTTCACGCTAGCGGGGGAACGCGATAGCGTCAACACGCCCCGTTGTGAATATCACCGTCTTTTTGACGTGATAACAGGCGCTTTAACGGCTGACGGCTGAGCTTTGGGTTGCCATAAGATTAACACAATCGCCCGGTCGTGCTGCGCAGGCCGCGAGAATATCTTCATATGGCCAGCGTTGTTCGGCGGGCAGGTGAGCGGCGTCCCGCGCGCTCTGCTTACTATTTGGGCGACATTAACCGTTCAATCAGGATAACTTATTGATGAATACTGTGCGGATCGTCGCGTTTCAAACTAAAATTTAGTGTGCTTATTGATCTGGATATAATTTAACTTTTTGAATTTATTATTATTCATTGATTGGTTTTGGCTATATCAGCGATTGAACGGAAGATGCGGTTGTTACTTTTATTGATCCCGCGCATCAAGTAGAATGCCGTTCAACGAGAACCCGTACCAACAGAAGTATTACTCGAAGCAATGACCCTGCTGGCGTTAGGTATAAATCACAAAACCGCTCCGGTTTCTCTGCGTGAAAGGGTGACCTTCTCCCCAGAGTCTATCGATCAGGCGCTGACC is a window of Serratia plymuthica DNA encoding:
- the prs gene encoding ribose-phosphate diphosphokinase — its product is MPDMKLFAGNATPELAQRIANRLYTSLGDAAVGRFSDGEVSVQINENVRGGDIFIIQSTCAPTNDNLMELVVMVDALRRASAGRITAVIPYFGYARQDRRVRSARVPITAKVVADFLSSVGVDRVLTVDLHAEQIQGFFDVPVDNVFGSPILLEDMLQQNLVNPIVVSPDIGGVVRARAIAKLLNDTDMAIIDKRRPRANVSQVMHIIGDVAGRDCVLVDDMIDTGGTLCKAAEALKERGAKRVFAYATHPIFSGNAVENIRNSVIDEVIVCDTIPLSAEIKALKNVRTLTLSGMLAEAIRRISNEESISAMFEH
- the ispE gene encoding 4-(cytidine 5'-diphospho)-2-C-methyl-D-erythritol kinase, whose protein sequence is MIRQWPSPAKLNLFLYITGRREDGYHQLQTLFQFLDYGDTLTIDARQDDRIRLLTPVDGVPDEQNLIVRAARLLQQHCDSHGVNTAPRGADISIDKRLPMGGGLGGGSSNAATVLVALNELWHCGLSDDQLAELGLTLGADVPVFVRGHAAFAEGIGERLQPANPAEKWYLVAHPGVSIPTPVIFGDAELKRDTPVRPLNVLLQATYANDCEPIARKRFREVEQLLSWLLEYAPSRLTGTGACVFAEFDTEIAARQVLNQAPEWLCGFVARGVNVSPLHRIRSGQIEP
- the lolB gene encoding lipoprotein insertase outer membrane protein LolB yields the protein MPIRKVSLLRLIPLASLVLAACTTTKPSGPATSPTSPQWRAHEQEVQQLGQYQTRGSFAYLSDQKKVYARFFWQQFSPERYRLLLTNPLGSTELDLNVQQNVVQLTDNQGKRYVSDNAEEMIRKLTGMAIPLDNLRQWMLGLPGEANDFTLDDQYRLSKLTYQQGGQTWTVDYQDYNSDLKPQLPSRLELQQGDQRIKLKMDNWTLK